From one Mytilus galloprovincialis chromosome 13, xbMytGall1.hap1.1, whole genome shotgun sequence genomic stretch:
- the LOC143057198 gene encoding uncharacterized protein LOC143057198 — translation MLLLNMEKDGDKNSSPRKHIHNARYQLCRSDCKHIMDAWTETNMESPKACFNRLRKVVDLKRTSSDSAVQDLNKASHVPIPYGKAPYRSRKANKILQKNQSTRPVPRGTWIPGVNDEDIVKPTHFMPSEAPPSTMRQHQRRVLSASSCPKSLCSSFNSRFMLPGYTSTSDSSSEEPITVKDDTEIHIRNPKPSNIRKSKSMYVGTCKLIQVSECKETRFSTLLRRIPVNPNNSAKELNRVPVFDPEELDSSINNSMDPGLPGMCDVTPRPLSKGQKSCTCCSLCEIMSPRLIDFNPNSKIQNCSCETCLFNSKGRTGLVQYKHGDVIKTFNWLERNGKETEL, via the exons ATGTTACTTTTAAACATGGAGAAAGATGGGGATAAAAATTCCTCACCAAGGAAACATATTCATAACGCCAG atacCAGTTATGTAGAAGTGATTGTAAACATATTATGGACGCTTGGACTGAAACTAATATGGAGTCTCCAAAAGCATGTTTTAACAGA TTACGAAAAGTGGTTGACTTGAAACGAACTTCTAGTGACAGTGCTGTTCAAGATTTAAATAAAGCTTCGCATGTGCCGATTCCATACGGAAAAGCACCTTACAGATCCCGAAAAGCAAATAAGATTTTACAGAAAAATCAGTCCACAAGACCGGTTCCCAGAGGAACATGGATACCAGGTGTTAATGACGAAGATATCGTCAAACCAACACATTTTATGCCATCTGAAGCACCGCCAT CCACAATGAGGCAACACCAACGGCGTGTTCTATCTGCTAGTTCTTGTCCAAAAAGTTTGTGTTCATCATTCAACAGTCGATTCATGCTTCCGGGGTATACTTCTACATCAGATTCATCAAGCGAGGAACCAATCACAGTTAAAGACGATACTGAAATACACATCCGCAATCCAAAACCATCAAATATCCGAAAGTCCAAGTCAATGTATGTTGGAACTTGCAAACTGATTCAAGTGAGCGAGTGTAAAGAAACACGTTTCAGCACACTGCTTCGTAGGATACCAGTTAACCCAAATAATAGTGCAAAAGAATTGAATCGAGTACCAGTTTTTGATCCCGAGGAACTGGATTCTTCGATCAATAATTCTATGGACCCTGGGTTACCAGGTATGTGCGACGTTACGCCTCGGCCTTTGTCGAAAGGTCAGAAAAGTTGTACGTGTTGTAGTCTATGTGAAATTATGTCTCCTAGATTAATTGATTTCAATCCAAATTCAAAAATACAGAATTGTTCATGTGAGACATGTCTGTTTAACTCCAAAGGACGAACCGGATTAGTGCAATATAAACATGGTGACGTCATAAAGACGTTTAATTGGTTAGAACGAAATGGCAAAGAAACAGAATTGTGA